TCAGGTCTAGCCCGTATCCGCGTGCGCCGACTCGTTTCATAGCCTTATTATGACAAATGCTCTATAAGCCATTCAATCGGAGTCCGTATCAGCGCAGGGCCATGCCGGTCACGTACTGAATGCGGATGTGCCGGTCCCTGGACGCCTGCGCGCCCCGGCCCTTGCCGGGTTCGCCGACCAGCCGGGCGTTCAGGTACGGGGTGTTCCCGCTGCCCCGCTCGATGCTGAGGGGTTCGAGTTCTTCCAGGACGCTGCGCCCGGCGCTGGGCTGCCCGGACCAGCCGACGTACTTCTCGACGTTGTACTGCACCAGTACGCGTTGCCCGGCCTCGATGGCGCGTTCCAGGAAGGCGCGTTTCTGGCGGGTGTCGTCCATGATGGTCAGTTCTGCCGAGGGGTTCTCCGGGACGGCCAGGTCGGTGGTGGGGCTCAGGCCCAGGGTGTCCAGGGCGCGGCGCACGGCGTCCACGTTCGCGGCGTCCACCGTGAACAGGTTCGGGCCGATGACCGGGCCGATCAGGCCTTTCAGGCGCGGGTGTGCGGCCAGCGCGGCGGCCTGCGGGTGGGACAGCAGCGCCACGCTCGCCAGGGACGGCGGCGGCGTCTGCCCGCTCCAGACGCCCAGTTGCAGCCGCAACGCGCCGGGCAGGCGGCCCTTGACGCGCGCCTCCAGGTCCGGCAGGAACGATGCGGGCAGAGCGCCGGGCGGGGTGGGGCGCAGTTCCAGGCGGCCGTCCGGGCGGGTGGTCACGCGGCCGCGCAGCATTCCGCGGGCGTGCAGGTCCACGCTGCCGTCGGCGCGGAAGGAGCCGTCCGGGTTGAACGAGAAGGTCGCGGTGGGCGGCGCGTCGGCCAGCAGGACGGGCGTGCCGGACGGCAGTTTGAAGTTGGTGTCCGGGGGCAGCAGGAACCGCTCGCCGACCGGGGTGCCGCCGAGTTTCTTCAGGGCGGCCGCCCGTTCGGCGGGGGTGGGGTACTCCAGCAGCGTGGCCGCGCGGTGCAGGGTCAGGCGGTCGCGGCGCGCCGCCCAGTCTTCCAGGCTGCGCTGCACGCCCGGCGCGAGGGGCGTGGCGGACCCGGCCTGCAAGCCGGTCAGCAGGTCCGGGAGGTTCAGGCCGCTTTCCAGCGCGGCGTACACGCTCTGGCGGGTCAGGCGGTACGAGGCGGTCTGCCCGTCGAAGCGCACGGCCTCGGCGGCGGCCAGCAGCGGCCACTGCTGCGGCGTGAGGTTGGCGGGGTACACCAGCAGGTCGAAGTTCGGTTGCAGGATCCAGGCCGGGCCGGACGGGGCGGGCGGGGTCATGAGGTGCGCGGGCGTGACGGCCGATTCCGGTCCCTCGCCGCTGACGTGCACCAGCCCGGCCGTGCTGAGCTGGCCGCGCAGCGCGACGGCCACCCACCGGTCCAGCGCGTCGGGCCGGGCCGATTGGCCGGGCCGGGAACCCAGCAGTTCCGGCGGCGTGACCAGCCGGGTCAGGCGGATCACCTCGGCCTGCGTGGTCGCGTGCGGCAGGGCGCGCAGCACGGCGCCCAGCAGTCGCCGCACGACCGTGACCGAGTTGAAGGACGCGCGGGCGTCTTCCGGCTGGACGTGCCCGCCCGGGCCGCTCAGAACGGCGCGCAGCCGCGCCGGGTCGAGGGTCGTCAGGTGCCGCTCGGCCTGCGCGGTGACCGTCACGCGGTCGCCCTCGCGGATCATCAGGCCCAGGTTCAGGGCCGCGATCACCCAGCCTTCCAGGTCGTCCACGGCCGTGACGCTCCTGGCAAGGTTCTTCAGGGACGCGCGGCTGATCGTGCCGGTCTTCGTGACGGCCAGCGGGTGCAGGCGCACGCCGCGCAGCACCTCCAGCAGCCGCAGGGGCGTCAGGTCCGTCTGGCCGGGCGCGGCTGGCACCTCGGTCGGGGGGGCCGTGATGGGCGGGGCGGGTTCCGGCGGCAGCAGGGGCCTCAGGCGCGGGTCGAGCAGGACGCGGCTGGGCAGCCGTCCCAGCGGTTCGAACTGGCTGTAGTACGACTGCATCCAGACGTTCGGGAGCGCCTCGGGCAGCAGCAGACCGCCCGTCAGCAGTTCCCACAGCGCGGCGGCCCCGGTGAATTCCGACACCGAGAAGTCCCCGACCCTGCCCTTCGGACTGCCGAACACGCGCGGGTCGCCGCGCAAATCCCGCAGTCGCAGGAAGACGTGCAGGTCCCAGCCGTCCATGAATCCGCCCTGCCGGGCCACCTCGTTCAGTGCGGCGCGTTCCATGACGCTCAGGCTCGCCACCAGTTTCCGCAGCCGTTCCGGGCTGCTGCGCACCTGACCGATCACCTCGGCCGCGCGGGCGCCACTGCCGATCTTCTCGCCGCTGTACCGGGCCGCGATCCGTTGCTGGTACGGGCGAGGCAGGCGGCTGATGGAATCGTCGAAGTCCTGGGCCTTGCGTTCCTCCAGGCCCGCCACGGCGTCCATCGCGACCTTCGCGTTGGCTTTCGTGAACGGTCCCTGGTCGGCCCCGCCACTCACGGCTGGCCTCCGTTCACGCGGGGCGTGTGCCCGGCGCGGCGCAGGGCGTCCAGCGCAGCGGCGTCCGTGCCGGGGCGCAGCAGCGCGAAGGTCGGCGCGAGCCGCTCGGCGACGTGCGGGCTCAGCCGCGTGTCGCTCAGCAGGGCGTCCAGGTCGGCCGGGTCCTGCACTTCCAGCAGGATCAGGCCCGCGTGGACGGTCAGGCGTTCGGGTATGAAGGTCGGTTCCGGCAGGGCCGGGGCGGCCTTCGCGCGCGCCTTTCTGGCTGGTGCGGGCGCGGCGGGCGCGGGGGTCTCTTCAGGGCGAGCCTTGGGGGGCCGCCCGCGTCGTTTGGGAGTCTGGTCGGTCATGAGGTACGTGCATCCTGCGCATGGAACGGCGCCGTGTCAATGCACGCCCGGCGCTTACAGTTCGCTCTCGTCGATGATGTCGTACGTGTAGCCCTGCTCCGCGAGGAACAGTTGCCGGTGGTGCGCGTAGTCCTCCTCGATGGTCTCGCGGGTCACCAGCGAGTAGAAGTGCGCGCCGCGCCCGTCGGCCTTGGGCCGCAGCAGCCGCCCGAGCCGCTGCGCTTCCTCCTGCCGGGACCCGAACGCGCCGGACACCTGCACGAGCACCTCGGCGTCCGGGAGGTCCAGCGCGAAATTCCCGACCTTCGAGAGCAGCAGCGTGCGCAGCCTCCCCTCGCGGAACGCCTGGAACAGCCGCTCGCGCTCGCGCTGCGGGGTCTTCCCGGTGATCAGCGGCGCCTCCAGGTCGGCGGCCATCAGGTCCAGCTGGTCCAGGTACGCGCCGATCACCAGGGTCGGCACGTCCGGGTGGCGGGCCAGGACGGCGCGCAGCGCGGCGCGCTTGGCGGGGTTCACGGCGGCCAGCCGGTGCTTCTGCCGGTCGGGCGCGGCGGCGTA
This Deinococcus seoulensis DNA region includes the following protein-coding sequences:
- a CDS encoding helicase-associated domain-containing protein, with amino-acid sequence MSGGADQGPFTKANAKVAMDAVAGLEERKAQDFDDSISRLPRPYQQRIAARYSGEKIGSGARAAEVIGQVRSSPERLRKLVASLSVMERAALNEVARQGGFMDGWDLHVFLRLRDLRGDPRVFGSPKGRVGDFSVSEFTGAAALWELLTGGLLLPEALPNVWMQSYYSQFEPLGRLPSRVLLDPRLRPLLPPEPAPPITAPPTEVPAAPGQTDLTPLRLLEVLRGVRLHPLAVTKTGTISRASLKNLARSVTAVDDLEGWVIAALNLGLMIREGDRVTVTAQAERHLTTLDPARLRAVLSGPGGHVQPEDARASFNSVTVVRRLLGAVLRALPHATTQAEVIRLTRLVTPPELLGSRPGQSARPDALDRWVAVALRGQLSTAGLVHVSGEGPESAVTPAHLMTPPAPSGPAWILQPNFDLLVYPANLTPQQWPLLAAAEAVRFDGQTASYRLTRQSVYAALESGLNLPDLLTGLQAGSATPLAPGVQRSLEDWAARRDRLTLHRAATLLEYPTPAERAAALKKLGGTPVGERFLLPPDTNFKLPSGTPVLLADAPPTATFSFNPDGSFRADGSVDLHARGMLRGRVTTRPDGRLELRPTPPGALPASFLPDLEARVKGRLPGALRLQLGVWSGQTPPPSLASVALLSHPQAAALAAHPRLKGLIGPVIGPNLFTVDAANVDAVRRALDTLGLSPTTDLAVPENPSAELTIMDDTRQKRAFLERAIEAGQRVLVQYNVEKYVGWSGQPSAGRSVLEELEPLSIERGSGNTPYLNARLVGEPGKGRGAQASRDRHIRIQYVTGMALR